In Paraburkholderia bryophila, a single genomic region encodes these proteins:
- a CDS encoding nuclear transport factor 2 family protein has translation MPRFAHIFEAAADTLNAYYQAISEVNIDSLMGLWIDEEFVSCICADGSHLHGLDSIRAGLQIQLETARVTIEPLDIRVYDSLGTVVYAIAEAHRPADPKATPAMVFTTYVMVHERGEWRIAHIHASPMPNEAASQFATKMRHGQGSLH, from the coding sequence ATGCCACGTTTTGCCCATATCTTCGAAGCCGCCGCCGATACCCTCAACGCCTACTATCAGGCCATTTCCGAGGTCAATATCGACAGCTTGATGGGCCTGTGGATCGATGAGGAGTTCGTCAGTTGCATCTGCGCCGACGGCTCCCATTTGCATGGCCTCGACAGCATTCGCGCCGGCTTGCAGATCCAGCTCGAAACCGCACGCGTCACGATCGAACCGCTCGACATTCGCGTCTACGACAGCCTCGGCACGGTCGTCTACGCAATCGCCGAAGCGCACCGCCCGGCCGACCCGAAGGCCACGCCCGCCATGGTTTTCACGACCTACGTGATGGTTCACGAACGCGGCGAATGGCGCATCGCGCACATTCACGCGAGCCCCATGCCGAACGAGGCCGCCAGCCAGTTCGCCACCAAGATGCGGCACGGCCAGGGGTCGCTGCACTGA
- the moaC gene encoding cyclic pyranopterin monophosphate synthase MoaC, translating to MPELTHFDAAGQAHMVDVGGKQETKRIAVARGSIRMLPDTFALIRDGNAKKGDVIGIARIAAIQGAKRTADLIPLCHPLALTRVKVDFELDEALPGVHCTVQVETLGRTGVEMEALTAVQVGLLTVYDMCKAVDRGMTITDVRVLEKHGGKSGDWVAGQPTS from the coding sequence ATGCCTGAACTCACTCATTTCGACGCTGCCGGCCAGGCGCATATGGTGGACGTCGGCGGCAAGCAGGAGACCAAGCGCATTGCCGTGGCGCGCGGCTCGATTCGCATGCTGCCGGACACGTTTGCGCTGATCCGCGACGGCAACGCGAAAAAGGGCGACGTGATCGGCATCGCGCGTATTGCCGCGATTCAAGGTGCGAAGCGCACCGCCGATCTGATCCCGCTGTGTCATCCGCTCGCGCTGACGCGCGTGAAGGTGGATTTCGAACTCGATGAAGCGCTGCCCGGCGTGCATTGCACGGTGCAGGTGGAAACGCTTGGGCGGACGGGGGTGGAGATGGAGGCGCTGACTGCCGTGCAGGTGGGACTGCTGACGGTGTACGACATGTGCAAGGCGGTGGACCGGGGGATGACCATCACCGATGTACGCGTGCTTGAAAAGCACGGCGGGAAGTCGGGAGATTGGGTGGCGGGGCAGCCAACCAGTTGA
- a CDS encoding zinc-finger domain-containing protein has protein sequence MSEIKEMPLVELSAKDLPAYCPNPAMPRWSAHPRVFIDVTHGEARCPYCSTRYKLRDGEVVKGH, from the coding sequence ATGAGCGAAATCAAGGAAATGCCGCTGGTCGAACTGTCGGCGAAAGACCTGCCGGCGTACTGTCCGAACCCGGCCATGCCGCGCTGGAGCGCGCATCCGCGCGTCTTTATCGACGTCACGCACGGCGAAGCGCGTTGCCCGTATTGCAGCACGCGTTACAAGCTGCGTGACGGCGAAGTGGTCAAGGGTCATTGA
- a CDS encoding Fic family protein: MFNLASTPYLLDASAEAQLSQRLSMLEERVAVLRNSGTLSTETIRSYYGEKRFEQVAESNALEGNTLSVGETELAVMKGITITGHDPAFAKDAIDLDKALARLAEMARDRDASTDLAQLHELHSLILGDRPGAGILRKERVAIRGAAHTPPKTWEEVMSGMEAWQEWSAENATLPAPIRSAVLHAWMTHIHPYIDGNGRTARALTNLELVRAGYPPIIIKKKERYRYLEALAESDLGGDIRSFIELVLDKLDGALTGLELSAKKMQGYNPILEKLRIKQESQLKIWENSITLLAAIVEHHLRNRLEQVGGTCQVKVFDTPLDVEDYVELCAGRNVARTWAFVIKVSVPGVPSIEKLAYIGHRSSRMFQHLGHEGGPSLFWSIKNPNGFPKWVSIEDGAPGGAELTTKIGNGDEWHVRQRDQIIMKSMTELGNMIADALVAEAVE; encoded by the coding sequence ATGTTCAATCTCGCTAGCACACCGTACCTGCTGGACGCGTCGGCAGAAGCTCAACTCAGTCAGCGACTGTCAATGCTCGAGGAAAGAGTCGCCGTGCTGCGCAATAGCGGCACGCTAAGTACCGAAACGATCCGGAGTTACTACGGCGAAAAGCGATTCGAACAGGTGGCGGAATCCAATGCGCTTGAGGGAAATACGCTATCTGTCGGAGAAACTGAGTTGGCTGTCATGAAGGGCATCACGATCACTGGGCATGATCCGGCCTTCGCAAAAGATGCCATTGATCTAGACAAAGCGTTGGCTCGTTTGGCGGAAATGGCGCGTGACCGAGATGCTTCGACTGACCTCGCGCAGTTGCACGAATTGCATTCGTTAATCCTAGGGGACAGGCCGGGCGCAGGTATCTTGCGCAAGGAGCGCGTTGCCATACGCGGAGCCGCGCACACCCCACCGAAAACGTGGGAAGAAGTAATGAGCGGCATGGAAGCTTGGCAAGAGTGGTCTGCTGAGAACGCCACGCTGCCAGCGCCGATACGTAGCGCGGTGCTTCATGCGTGGATGACACACATTCACCCGTACATCGACGGCAACGGTCGGACCGCACGAGCACTGACAAACCTCGAACTGGTACGCGCTGGATACCCTCCGATCATCATAAAGAAAAAGGAGCGCTATCGCTACCTTGAGGCATTGGCTGAATCCGATCTCGGTGGAGACATCCGCTCATTCATAGAGTTAGTGCTGGATAAGTTGGACGGCGCGTTGACCGGCCTTGAGCTCTCTGCGAAGAAAATGCAGGGTTACAACCCGATACTTGAAAAGCTCAGGATCAAGCAAGAGTCGCAACTTAAGATTTGGGAAAACAGCATAACTTTGCTGGCGGCTATTGTTGAACATCACCTTCGAAACAGGCTTGAGCAAGTCGGTGGCACATGCCAAGTGAAAGTATTCGATACGCCGCTCGATGTTGAAGACTACGTTGAACTTTGCGCCGGTCGTAACGTCGCCCGCACATGGGCATTCGTGATTAAAGTCTCAGTCCCTGGCGTACCGAGCATCGAGAAGTTGGCGTACATCGGCCATCGAAGCTCCCGCATGTTCCAGCATCTGGGGCACGAGGGCGGCCCCTCGTTGTTCTGGTCAATCAAAAACCCCAACGGCTTCCCCAAGTGGGTATCCATCGAAGACGGCGCTCCTGGGGGCGCAGAACTTACAACGAAAATTGGCAATGGCGACGAGTGGCACGTACGTCAGCGTGATCAGATCATCATGAAAAGCATGACGGAGTTAGGAAACATGATCGCCGATGCATTAGTAGCCGAGGCAGTCGAATAA
- a CDS encoding PglL family O-oligosaccharyltransferase, with amino-acid sequence MPTPFARYLSLILLALALMLPYAVVNHTYPIPTFYAEFTALALHLLTGAGVVLMVASARPRVTFASPVVALVPLLFGLVVVAQSVLLPVTQPSMNWLGGGFLLAAFMAVHAGYGFARVKLDETALRWAAGALILGGLFAVFCQVIQLFHLETRVSPFVVAYNITVERRPFGNMAQANHLATYIAFAMAGALFLVQTRRIAVSIWFLVSTIFAVGLALTVSRGPWLQMGVIVVAGFWMAFAQTRSEPLLRRSNRQWLVPIVLALLFVVVNALIRWANVRYHLELGQSAAERFKDAGQIAPRLALWKYGWTMFKTHPLLGVGWGEFPSYQFALAKNLGGVEIANNSHDIFVDLLAKTGLIGFAIVLFGLVTWLLRVVRAPHSAGRVFGISLIGVLVMHALVEYPQQYMFFLLPAMFVFGLLETRSLRLVPARLSFGAFVVVVFGGLAALYPVYRDYARAEVLYYGSRPAEQYRADPSFLFQAWGEYGLATLLPMNSMDLQHKLAMHRQALALLPGETVLRRYAVLQALSGDTAGAFDTVERLKIFALELNDWPSQLGYLYELCDEQKTLVGFKAELMKRYGEPPSNVNQDDDSDDD; translated from the coding sequence CCCTTGCGTTGATGCTGCCTTATGCAGTCGTCAACCATACGTATCCGATTCCGACCTTCTACGCCGAATTCACGGCGCTGGCGTTGCATCTGCTGACCGGTGCGGGCGTCGTGCTGATGGTGGCGAGCGCCAGGCCGCGCGTCACGTTCGCGTCGCCGGTCGTTGCGCTGGTGCCGTTGCTGTTCGGCCTGGTCGTCGTGGCGCAATCGGTGTTGCTGCCGGTCACGCAACCGTCGATGAACTGGCTCGGCGGCGGCTTCCTGCTGGCGGCTTTCATGGCGGTGCACGCCGGCTACGGCTTCGCGCGCGTCAAGCTCGACGAAACCGCGCTGCGCTGGGCAGCGGGCGCGTTGATTCTCGGTGGGTTGTTTGCGGTGTTCTGTCAGGTGATCCAGTTGTTTCACCTCGAGACGCGCGTGTCGCCGTTCGTGGTGGCGTACAACATTACTGTCGAGCGTCGGCCGTTCGGCAATATGGCGCAGGCGAATCACCTCGCCACGTACATTGCCTTCGCAATGGCCGGCGCGCTGTTCCTCGTGCAGACGCGACGCATTGCCGTCAGCATCTGGTTCCTCGTATCGACGATCTTCGCGGTGGGTCTCGCGCTGACCGTGTCGCGCGGACCGTGGCTGCAAATGGGCGTGATCGTGGTCGCGGGTTTCTGGATGGCGTTCGCGCAGACGCGCAGCGAGCCGCTGCTTCGACGCAGCAACCGACAATGGCTCGTGCCGATCGTGCTGGCGCTGTTGTTCGTCGTGGTCAACGCGCTGATCCGCTGGGCCAACGTGCGCTATCACTTGGAGCTGGGTCAGTCCGCGGCAGAGCGCTTCAAAGACGCCGGTCAGATCGCTCCGCGCCTCGCGCTGTGGAAATACGGCTGGACGATGTTCAAGACGCATCCGCTGCTGGGTGTCGGCTGGGGCGAGTTTCCGAGTTACCAGTTCGCGCTGGCGAAGAACCTCGGTGGCGTCGAAATCGCCAATAACTCGCACGACATCTTCGTCGACCTGCTGGCGAAAACCGGTTTGATCGGCTTCGCAATCGTGCTGTTCGGCCTGGTCACCTGGCTGCTGCGTGTGGTGCGCGCGCCGCACAGCGCGGGCCGGGTGTTTGGCATCTCACTGATCGGCGTGCTGGTGATGCACGCGCTGGTCGAATATCCGCAGCAGTACATGTTCTTCCTGCTGCCGGCCATGTTCGTGTTCGGCTTGCTGGAAACCCGCTCGCTGCGGCTCGTGCCCGCGCGCCTGTCGTTCGGCGCGTTTGTCGTGGTGGTGTTCGGTGGGCTGGCCGCGCTGTATCCGGTGTATCGCGACTATGCGCGCGCCGAGGTGCTGTATTACGGCTCGCGTCCTGCCGAGCAGTATCGTGCAGACCCGTCGTTCCTGTTTCAGGCGTGGGGCGAATATGGTCTCGCGACGTTGCTGCCGATGAACTCGATGGATCTGCAGCACAAGCTCGCGATGCATCGTCAGGCGCTGGCGTTGCTGCCGGGTGAAACCGTGCTGCGCCGTTATGCGGTGTTGCAGGCGTTGAGCGGCGATACAGCGGGGGCGTTCGATACGGTTGAGCGCCTGAAGATTTTCGCGCTGGAGTTGAACGACTGGCCGTCGCAGTTGGGCTACCTGTACGAACTGTGCGACGAACAGAAGACGCTGGTGGGCTTCAAGGCGGAACTGATGAAGCGCTATGGTGAGCCGCCGAGCAACGTCAATCAGGACGATGATAGCGACGACGATTGA
- a CDS encoding branched-chain amino acid transaminase: MSMADRDGKIWMDGKLIDWRDAKIHVLTHTLHYGMGVFEGVRAYKTADGGTAIFRLQEHTKRLLNSAKIFQMDVPFDHETLAAAQCEVVRENKLESCYLRPIIWVGSEKLGVSAKGNTIHVAIAAWPWGAYLGEDGIAKGIRVKTSSFTRHHVNVSMVRAKASGWYVNSILANQEAITDGYDEALLLDVDGYVSEGSGENFFLVNNGKLYTPDLASCLDGITRDTVITLARDAGIEVIEKRITRDEVYTCDEAFFTGTAAEVTPIRELDNRTIGSGTRGPITEKLQSGFFDIVNGKSDKYAHWLTKI, encoded by the coding sequence ATGTCAATGGCCGACCGCGACGGCAAGATCTGGATGGATGGCAAGCTCATCGATTGGCGCGACGCCAAGATCCACGTGCTTACCCACACGCTGCATTACGGCATGGGCGTTTTTGAAGGCGTCCGCGCCTACAAGACGGCGGACGGCGGCACGGCGATTTTCCGCCTGCAGGAACACACCAAGCGTCTGTTGAACTCGGCCAAGATCTTCCAGATGGACGTGCCGTTCGACCACGAAACGCTCGCCGCCGCGCAATGCGAAGTGGTCCGCGAAAACAAGCTCGAATCCTGCTATCTGCGCCCGATCATCTGGGTCGGTTCGGAAAAGCTCGGCGTGTCGGCCAAGGGCAACACGATCCACGTGGCGATCGCGGCGTGGCCGTGGGGCGCTTACCTCGGCGAAGACGGCATTGCCAAGGGCATTCGCGTCAAGACGTCGTCGTTCACGCGCCATCACGTGAACGTGTCCATGGTCCGCGCGAAGGCGTCGGGCTGGTACGTGAACTCGATCCTCGCCAACCAGGAAGCCATCACCGACGGCTACGACGAAGCGCTGCTGCTCGACGTGGACGGCTACGTGTCGGAAGGCTCGGGCGAGAACTTCTTCCTCGTCAACAACGGCAAGCTGTACACGCCGGATCTGGCGTCGTGCCTCGACGGCATCACGCGCGACACCGTCATCACGCTGGCGCGCGACGCGGGCATCGAGGTGATCGAAAAGCGCATTACGCGCGACGAGGTCTACACTTGCGACGAAGCGTTCTTCACCGGCACCGCCGCCGAAGTCACGCCGATCCGCGAACTCGACAACCGTACGATCGGCTCGGGCACGCGCGGCCCGATCACGGAGAAGCTGCAATCGGGCTTCTTCGATATCGTGAACGGCAAGAGCGACAAGTACGCGCACTGGCTCACCAAGATTTAA
- the waaF gene encoding lipopolysaccharide heptosyltransferase II, translating to MRRALVIAPNWIGDALMAQPLFARLVKLHPRIVIDAVAPSWVAPVLERMPEIRDVYATDLAHGKLQMLRRWQLASDLRDVGYDAAYVLPNSLKSALIPWLAGVPLRIGYTGESRYGLLNVRHANPRKDERPPMVGQYAALAYAPGAKVPDDLPMPRLDADLNEASRVSARFNLDTRVPLLVFCPGAEYGPAKRWPPEHFAALAQMVGQSFPYTQIVALGSPKDAPLAQAIAERAPNVRNLCGQTALGEACALISRANAVVTNDSGLMHVTAALRRPLVAVYGSTDPRHTPPLSELAKVQWLHLECSPCFERECPLGHLNCLKQLSAEQVFSDLRGMLLTQR from the coding sequence ATGCGTCGCGCGTTGGTTATCGCACCGAACTGGATCGGTGACGCATTGATGGCGCAGCCGCTGTTTGCGCGCCTCGTGAAATTGCATCCGCGCATCGTGATCGATGCGGTCGCGCCCTCGTGGGTTGCGCCCGTGCTCGAACGCATGCCGGAAATCCGCGACGTCTACGCCACCGACCTCGCGCACGGCAAGCTGCAAATGCTGCGCCGCTGGCAACTGGCGAGCGATCTGCGCGATGTCGGCTACGACGCGGCCTACGTGCTGCCGAATTCGCTCAAATCCGCGCTGATTCCGTGGCTGGCGGGCGTGCCGCTGCGCATCGGCTACACCGGCGAGAGCCGTTACGGCCTGCTCAACGTACGTCACGCGAATCCGCGTAAAGACGAGCGTCCGCCGATGGTCGGCCAGTACGCCGCGCTCGCCTACGCGCCCGGCGCCAAGGTCCCCGACGACCTGCCGATGCCGCGCCTCGACGCCGATCTGAACGAAGCGTCTCGGGTATCGGCACGCTTCAATCTGGATACGCGGGTGCCGCTGCTGGTGTTCTGTCCGGGCGCCGAGTACGGTCCCGCCAAACGCTGGCCGCCCGAGCATTTCGCCGCGCTCGCGCAAATGGTCGGCCAGTCGTTCCCGTACACGCAGATCGTCGCGCTCGGTTCGCCGAAAGACGCGCCGCTGGCGCAGGCCATCGCCGAACGCGCGCCGAACGTGCGCAACCTGTGCGGCCAGACCGCGCTGGGCGAGGCTTGCGCGCTGATCTCGCGGGCCAACGCGGTCGTCACGAACGATTCCGGCCTGATGCACGTGACCGCCGCGCTGCGCCGGCCGCTGGTGGCCGTGTACGGTTCGACCGATCCGCGCCATACGCCGCCCTTGTCCGAGCTCGCGAAGGTACAATGGCTTCATCTCGAATGCAGCCCCTGTTTTGAGCGCGAGTGTCCGCTCGGTCACCTGAACTGCCTGAAGCAGTTGAGCGCCGAGCAGGTCTTCAGCGATTTGCGCGGCATGCTGCTCACGCAGCGCTGA
- a CDS encoding M48 family metalloprotease: MRPKRFLAALLSVALTAPPGAFAQSHGNSSLLSLNTQSAEPPLVSGPTDLYADPIVPPDIAQGIFGVYGGAQSRFSGQSGANTSWRAPLVTQQLPDLGNGGAGSLTPQAERKLGERVMRELRRDPDYLDDWLVRDYLNSVAAKLAAAANALYIGGYRPDFDLFAVRDAQINAFSLPGGFIGVNTGLIVTTQTESELASVLGHEMGHVLQRHISRMITTGERSGYAALAAVLFGVLAGVLAHSGDLGSAIAIGGQAYAVDNQLRFSRSAEHEADRVGFLLLAGAGYDPYAMTTFFGRLDRASMSDAGVPAYARTHPLTGERIADMEDRARRAPYRQPHQASEYGFVRARSRLLQERSSSEYTDEISRLRSEIEDRTAVNVAANWYGIAYGQMLLERYDEAAASLAQCRAAFITGEQTEGEPARSSPSLDVLAADIARRVGRDDEAVRLAEFAQQRWPQSNAAIDMHIRTLLTLRRFAEAQALAQRETVAHPDQPAWWLYLAQASAGSGDALTQHRAMAEKFALEGAWPSAIRQLKDARDMKTIGYYDLATVDARLHEMESRYKEERLDEKS, encoded by the coding sequence ATGCGCCCGAAACGGTTTCTCGCTGCGTTGTTATCCGTTGCGCTCACCGCGCCGCCGGGCGCGTTCGCGCAATCGCACGGCAATTCGAGTCTGTTGTCGCTCAACACGCAGTCGGCTGAACCGCCGTTGGTCAGCGGCCCAACCGACCTCTACGCCGATCCGATCGTGCCGCCCGACATCGCGCAGGGCATATTCGGCGTGTACGGCGGCGCGCAGAGCCGCTTTTCCGGCCAGTCCGGCGCCAACACCAGTTGGCGCGCGCCGCTCGTCACCCAGCAGTTGCCCGATCTCGGCAACGGCGGTGCCGGTTCTCTAACGCCGCAAGCCGAGCGCAAACTCGGCGAGCGTGTGATGCGCGAATTGCGCCGCGACCCCGACTATCTCGACGACTGGCTCGTGCGCGACTACCTGAACTCGGTCGCCGCAAAACTCGCCGCCGCGGCCAACGCGCTCTACATCGGCGGTTATCGCCCCGACTTCGATCTGTTCGCGGTGCGTGACGCGCAGATCAACGCGTTCTCGCTGCCGGGCGGTTTCATCGGCGTGAACACCGGGCTGATCGTGACGACGCAAACCGAGTCGGAACTCGCGTCCGTGCTCGGTCACGAAATGGGCCACGTCCTGCAGCGCCACATTTCGCGGATGATCACGACCGGTGAGCGCAGCGGCTATGCCGCGCTCGCCGCCGTGTTGTTCGGCGTGCTGGCGGGCGTGCTCGCGCACAGCGGCGACCTCGGCAGCGCGATTGCGATCGGCGGTCAGGCCTATGCGGTCGACAACCAGTTGCGCTTCTCGCGCTCGGCCGAACACGAAGCGGACCGCGTTGGCTTTCTGCTGCTGGCCGGCGCCGGCTACGATCCGTACGCGATGACGACGTTCTTCGGCCGTCTCGATCGTGCGTCGATGAGCGACGCGGGCGTCCCGGCGTACGCGCGCACGCATCCGCTGACGGGCGAACGGATCGCCGACATGGAAGACCGGGCGCGCCGCGCGCCTTACCGGCAACCGCATCAGGCGTCCGAATACGGCTTTGTGCGGGCGCGTTCGCGTCTGTTGCAGGAGCGTTCGAGCAGTGAGTACACGGATGAGATTTCGCGCTTGCGTTCCGAAATCGAGGACCGGACCGCGGTCAACGTGGCGGCGAACTGGTACGGCATCGCGTATGGGCAAATGCTGCTGGAGCGTTACGACGAGGCGGCGGCGTCGCTTGCGCAGTGCCGCGCGGCGTTCATCACGGGTGAGCAGACCGAGGGCGAACCGGCGCGCAGTTCACCGAGCCTCGATGTGCTGGCCGCCGACATCGCGCGGCGTGTCGGTCGCGACGACGAAGCCGTCCGTCTCGCCGAGTTCGCGCAGCAGCGTTGGCCGCAGTCGAATGCCGCGATCGACATGCATATCCGCACCTTGCTGACGTTGCGGCGTTTTGCCGAGGCGCAGGCGCTGGCGCAGAGGGAAACGGTCGCGCATCCGGATCAGCCGGCATGGTGGCTGTATCTCGCCCAGGCGAGCGCCGGCAGTGGCGATGCGTTGACGCAGCATCGGGCGATGGCGGAGAAGTTCGCGCTCGAAGGCGCATGGCCCTCGGCGATCCGGCAACTGAAAGACGCGCGGGACATGAAGACGATCGGCTACTACGATCTGGCGACCGTCGACGCGCGACTGCACGAGATGGAAAGCCGCTACAAGGAGGAGCGGCTGGACGAGAAGAGCTAG
- a CDS encoding hydrolase — translation MSSGAARVVAAAVESLYRAPLWLPNRHAQTIVPSLFARRPTVALRRERWDTPDGDFIDLDWVVHDTPTAPAADAPLLVLFHGLEGSSASHYAMSLMAASREAGWHGVVPHFRSCGGELNRLPRFYHLADSDEVDWVLRRLRAAHNGPIVVAGVSLGGNVLLRWLGERREEAAALISAAAAISTPIDVHAGGRALSQGFGLVYARSFLKTLKQKATQKLVQYPGLFDRDTMLASRNMYEFDNVVTAPLHGFRNTEDYWSQATTRPLLPHIQVPTLVLNARNDPFLPAEALPSRHEVSAAVELEQPKHGGHAGFMTGPFPGRIDWLARRVFGYLERHVDHG, via the coding sequence ATGTCGTCCGGCGCGGCGCGTGTCGTGGCCGCAGCCGTCGAGTCGTTGTACCGCGCACCGCTCTGGCTGCCGAACCGGCATGCGCAGACCATCGTGCCATCACTGTTCGCGCGCCGCCCCACGGTGGCGTTGCGTCGCGAGCGGTGGGATACGCCTGACGGCGATTTCATCGACCTCGATTGGGTGGTGCATGACACGCCGACGGCGCCCGCCGCCGACGCCCCGCTCCTCGTACTATTCCACGGCCTCGAAGGCAGTTCCGCCTCGCACTACGCAATGTCGCTGATGGCCGCCTCGCGCGAAGCCGGCTGGCACGGCGTGGTGCCGCACTTTCGCAGTTGCGGCGGCGAATTGAATCGCTTGCCGCGCTTCTATCACCTCGCCGACAGCGACGAAGTCGATTGGGTGCTGCGGCGTCTGCGCGCCGCGCACAACGGGCCGATCGTGGTGGCGGGCGTGTCGCTCGGCGGCAATGTGCTGCTCCGCTGGCTCGGCGAGCGGCGCGAAGAGGCCGCCGCCCTCATCAGCGCGGCCGCGGCGATTTCGACGCCGATCGATGTCCATGCCGGCGGTCGCGCGTTGTCGCAGGGCTTCGGCCTCGTCTACGCGCGCAGCTTTCTGAAGACGCTCAAGCAGAAGGCCACGCAGAAGCTGGTCCAGTATCCAGGCCTGTTCGATCGCGACACGATGCTCGCGAGCCGCAACATGTACGAGTTCGACAACGTCGTCACTGCGCCGCTGCACGGATTTCGCAATACCGAAGACTACTGGAGCCAGGCGACCACCCGTCCGCTGCTGCCGCATATTCAGGTGCCGACGCTGGTGCTGAACGCGCGCAACGACCCGTTCCTGCCGGCGGAGGCGTTGCCGTCGCGGCACGAGGTGTCGGCGGCGGTGGAGCTTGAACAACCGAAGCACGGCGGCCACGCCGGCTTCATGACCGGACCGTTCCCGGGCCGCATCGACTGGCTGGCGCGGCGCGTGTTCGGCTACCTGGAGCGGCACGTCGACCATGGATGA
- a CDS encoding tyrosine-type recombinase/integrase, whose protein sequence is MVAESTTLHEVLKRYLAEVSPTLRGHAEDKYRLRALQRQRIAQYSMAALTHEIVANWRNELAARIAPATVVRDLATLSTIINHARREWGVHMSNPVHLARKPTVPPGRCRVLSADEEVRLLEAAAPIGRRSPWLQPAIILSIETAMRRRELLALAWANVDLERRTAFLPMTKNGSARTVPLSSRAIATLTSMPRSADGRVIPMSAAALMLRFKLLRERAVQPKGDCLLVCPRMLAVAGSLSTSSAFVGTSSSPRRWMLLYHLTSAADKMRMPASRIAPVSVSREGRVGELQARRCCAFCAKNCGKF, encoded by the coding sequence ATGGTCGCCGAATCCACGACCCTGCACGAAGTCTTGAAACGCTATCTGGCGGAAGTCTCCCCCACTCTTCGCGGGCACGCCGAGGACAAGTACAGGTTACGAGCCCTGCAACGCCAGCGCATCGCGCAGTACAGCATGGCAGCCCTAACGCACGAAATAGTTGCGAACTGGCGCAACGAACTCGCTGCCCGAATCGCACCAGCCACGGTGGTACGAGACCTGGCGACACTGAGCACGATCATCAATCACGCACGACGCGAATGGGGCGTACACATGTCCAACCCCGTTCACTTAGCGCGCAAGCCCACCGTACCACCCGGTCGCTGCCGGGTTCTTTCTGCCGACGAGGAAGTCAGACTTCTGGAGGCAGCCGCCCCTATCGGTCGTCGGTCGCCGTGGCTACAGCCCGCCATCATCCTATCCATTGAGACCGCAATGCGTCGTCGAGAACTGCTCGCACTCGCGTGGGCAAACGTCGATCTTGAACGGCGCACTGCCTTTCTACCTATGACAAAGAACGGTAGCGCAAGGACGGTGCCGCTCTCTTCCCGCGCCATAGCTACGTTGACGAGTATGCCGCGCTCGGCTGATGGACGTGTAATCCCCATGTCGGCAGCCGCCCTCATGCTTCGCTTCAAACTGCTGCGGGAACGGGCCGTACAACCGAAAGGAGATTGCTTGCTCGTCTGCCCGCGCATGCTAGCGGTTGCCGGATCGCTCTCTACTTCATCCGCTTTCGTCGGTACAAGTTCTAGCCCTCGCAGGTGGATGCTCCTCTATCACTTGACCTCGGCGGCTGACAAGATGCGCATGCCTGCCTCTAGAATCGCGCCTGTGTCAGTATCGCGGGAGGGTCGCGTGGGGGAATTGCAGGCGCGCCGCTGCTGCGCATTCTGTGCGAAAAATTGCGGTAAATTTTAG
- a CDS encoding DUF2946 family protein, producing MDEIVKQALAKWPNVPSCTGWLMLDRRGNWRMRDEAAQASGSPGTPIRHDALLGFINRNYAADEHGQWFFQNGPQRVYVELGYTPWVVRFAANTDAEHDALALKDQAGDSFDPAAVLIDEEGGILFADHSTPPKVAVLHDHDLDVFSDHAVLADDAMSGEFRWNDGVVLPLQAVRRAEVAARFGFVASPAAKAV from the coding sequence ATGGATGAGATCGTCAAACAGGCTCTGGCCAAATGGCCGAATGTGCCGAGTTGCACCGGCTGGCTGATGCTCGACCGGCGCGGCAACTGGCGCATGCGCGACGAGGCCGCTCAGGCGAGCGGCTCGCCCGGCACGCCGATCCGGCATGACGCGCTGCTCGGTTTCATCAACCGCAACTACGCGGCCGACGAGCACGGGCAGTGGTTTTTCCAGAACGGTCCGCAGCGGGTTTATGTGGAGCTGGGTTATACGCCGTGGGTGGTGCGGTTCGCGGCCAATACCGATGCCGAGCATGACGCGCTCGCGCTCAAGGACCAGGCCGGCGACAGCTTCGATCCCGCCGCCGTGTTGATCGACGAAGAAGGCGGCATTCTGTTTGCCGATCACTCGACGCCGCCCAAAGTCGCGGTCCTGCACGATCACGATCTGGACGTATTCTCCGATCACGCCGTACTCGCCGACGACGCAATGAGCGGTGAATTCCGCTGGAATGACGGTGTGGTGTTGCCGCTGCAAGCGGTGCGCCGCGCCGAAGTGGCCGCGCGGTTCGGGTTCGTGGCCAGTCCGGCGGCAAAAGCGGTCTAG